GGAGATTCCTGCCAACGCATTACGCGACAGCAGCTCTTATGATCTGGTTCCACAAGCAAAAACGTTTCTCGACACGCTATACCATGCCGGTGGTGGACCTGCTTTTGAGGGGTTGTCCGGGATTCTTGGGCCTGCGATTGATGGGACTACGGCAGCGTGCTTTGGTCACGACTACATCCTGTTTCGCGAGGCCCTGCTCCGCTCGGATAGAGGCGCTTTCGACCGACTATTTGGCCCGTTCGTGCCTGGAGGCGAAGGGGCAGACCTCATCGACTGCTATGATCCGGAGAAGCTGCGGAAAATCGGGATATTTTTTCTTTATGTGCCGGAGCGCAGCGCCGCTTTGGCGGAACTCACACGTGTCTATTCGATGAACACACTCCTCGCGCTCTTAGCCGACCAGGGCGGAGAGCTGCCAGCCAAAACCGCCCATCGCTTGGGCGAGCTAACCGATCTGGAGAACATCCACTGGCGGGATGTTCTCACCCGGTATGAGCAGTTGACCGTGTTGTGGAGATCCGCCTTGCTCTGCGACTCCGCGAACGGGCGCCTACTGATCGGATATGTGGAATAAGAGCCCAACTATCCTCCCGCACTGGACGCGGCGATGACCATCATCTCGGATGTCGCCGTCGCCGCGCCATGAAAAACCCCAAACTGGCAGAACTTAATCTCCGAAAGCCCGGTTCGTGCTAATTCGTGAAATTCGTGCCGTTTCCCCCTGCGTCCCCCGTATCTTTCTTCGTAAGTCGCATTTCTAGCCCCTGAATCACCGCACTGTTTTCCCAAAGGATTTACCTCGACGCAGGTTCGGCAAGGTTGGGAGGTTTGACATCAATCACCGTTGCCTCCGGCCATCCGTCCAGATTCCATCGCAAGGGCATGATCGCAAGGGTTGCTTTTCCATTCATCCGAAGGTCACCTTCGAAATCTGACGTGAACCAAGTCCTGCCTTCCGCAAGCAGCGTTCCCGCATGGCCCGGTCCGATCAACGGCCCGTTGGTAGTGGCCAAAAACACGCTGCCCCCGCCGTGTAACATGTCCACACCGGCTTTGTCAAGATACGGCCCGGTGACCTTCGTGCTCCGACCGATCCGGATGTTGTAAGTGCTCCTGGGGCCCTGACAGCAAGAACCCCAGTTCACAAAAAGATAGTAGTAGCCATCATGCTTGCACAGATAAGACGCCTCGATTGATTCATTGTAGGCCAGTGAATATATCTCCGAATCCGGCGCGATGCGTTTGCCGGTCTTGGGATCGAGCTGAATCAGCTTGATGCCGCTCCAATAGGAACCAAACGTCAACCACAGGCTGCTGTCGGTGTCACGAAATACAGTTGGATCGATCGCATTGTAGTTGTCACCCTCCCGCGTCCGCACCACGACACCTTCATCAGTCCACTGATACGCCGGGTCGTTTGGGTCTAAGGTGGCATTCGTGGCCAGCCCGATGGCCGAGGTCATTTTTCCCATCGAGGAAACGGCATAATAGAGCAGATACCGGTCGCCGACTTTCATGATGTCCGGCGCCCAATAGGACATGTGGCGGTTTTCGGGAACCGTGTTGGCGATCCATTCCGGCGCCGTTTTGAATACCGCAGGCCCGCGTTCCCATTTCACCAAATCCTTGGAATGATAAGACGGCACGCCGCGCCCGGTGTAAAAGACCCAATATTCACCCTTGCACTTTACGATGTCGGAAGGATCGCGCGTGACAATTCCCCGGCTCGCGGATTCTTCCAGGGGCAGGGCGGCCATGGATTCTGCCGGCGGCTGTTCGGCTGCGCCGGTTTGCGCATTTGCCGTCGATGAAAGAGCCAAGGCTGCGATAAATGTCCTTAGTAGATGGATATTTCGGCTGAATTTCATTGGCGTCAGTGTGAACGAATCCGGACTGAATTCAAGACAGTGTAAATTCGCATCGAGAATTCGCAGCAGGAGGGTCACGACTTGGCTATGCTTGTACGCCGCCCTCGCGGAGACTCCTGACTCGTTCGTCCAATCGTGAATTCGAGCTGCTTTGCGGATGCAGGTTGTTGCCCGCTGTTGGACGCGGAGCGCCTGCCCGACGACATTGACTTTCGCGACGTGGTGGACGAGATGCCCTTCTTGCAGCTATTCAGGAGGCAGAGGGCGACATTGAGCAGGGCCGACTGATTTCGAATGAGGAAATGAAATCGCGGATCGGCCAGTCAACTCCAAAACGGCGTCGTGCTTTGTTTGCGGCTGCACTCCAAAATGTGAGGCCGCGTTCGCCGGTTCCTATTTCACCGCCGAGTACTCGCTTAGTATGCCAAAACGGCTATCCCGTTTTACCTCTCTGAATCCTGCTCGACGCAAAGTTTCCAGGATCAGCTCGGGGCGCACGCAAGCTTCGATCGTTTCCCAGTAATACTTCACCAGGTCCTGTGCGGCTTGGCTTCCGGTGAAAATCCGAGTGAGCCAGGGGTATAAAGAGTTGAAGTAGGTCTTCAACAGGGCGGCGCCAAGCCGGTTGGACGGCTTGGTAATTTCGAGCAGCAGCACCTTGCCCCCGCTCGCCAGCACCCGGTGGTATTCCTGAAAGGCCTGATCCAGGCTGGTCACGTGCCTCAGCGCGTAACCCATCGTCAGAAAATCGAACGACCCGTCCGGCAACGGAATCTCTTCCGCCCGCCCCTGGAGGAAGCGCGCGTTGAGTTTGCGTTTTGCCACTGAAAGCATACCGCTGCTCGGGTCCAGACAGGTAATGCTCTGCGCGGTGCCCAGGAGCCTGGCTGCTTCGACCGCCACAAGGCCCGTGCCGCAACCGACATCCAGCAGCCGTTGGCCGGGGCGCAAACCTTGCCGCCCCAACGCCCACCGGCGGTAACTGCTGCCGCTCCTGAGGAAACCCCAGGACACAATGCCATCGTAATATTGCGCGCCGCGATCAAAGAGCTGGTTTACGAAATCGGGCTTCTGCTCGGCGGCCTCAAATCGGGTTCTTATTACGGGGTGTGGAAGCATACTGGAGTTTGCGCGGTCATGCGCTGCCGGTGAGTTCTTTGAGATCGGCGCGAACGGTTTGATAGGTGGTCGAGTAGGCCAGGACCGCCGGGTCGGGCTCGATACCCCAGCGCTGGCAGGCGGCCCGGTAAAGGTCCGGCCACCAATTGCGATGTTCAGTCAGGCCCTGGCGGCGCCAGGTTTCCCAATCCATCAAGACCCGGGACCAGCACTGGTCACCGTAGCGGACGGCTTGTTGTGGGTCCTTGAATTCCTTGAGATACCAATCGCGTCCGATGCGCGCATGAAGGACTTCATCGGCCCAATCGTAATCCTGGAACAGGGCGGCCAAAGGATTTTGGGAGGCTCGCCCCACTTCCCACTCGAAACGCTTGCCATTTTTGGGCATCAATCCCTGCTCGATAAAGTACAGCACCGCGTGGCGTTCAATGGGTTTGAGCTGGGTATTGAGGGCCAAGGACCAGGTATAGTTCACCATGACTTTTTGGGGCCACTCAATTCCGAGGTTGGCAAAACCGACCTCACCCATCATGGCGTGGCGGGCCTCGTCCCAGAGCTGGCGGGTCATGTCGCGGTAATAGTCCCAAGGCTTGCTCTTGGTCTCTGTGATAATGCTGGCCATCATCTCGGGCACATCGATCTCGCGCAGCCGCTTGTAAAACATCATCAGCGTTTTGGGCTGCGGCGGGAACTTTTCGTCATAAAGGAAGACTTCGGCGTTGACGCCCATGTTGTAGGGGTCAGGAAAACGTTCATCGCGTTTGGGCACCCCCTCGTAACGATACGGAACGGCGGAATGCCGGCGCGCTACAGCCTGGCCGCTGGGCTTGGCCGTTCCATCCAGTCCACCTGCCGCATCGAGGCACGTGTCCAGCAATCCCAGCCATTCTTTCATTTGTTCACGCCCCGAGGCATCCACCAGCGCCTCGCCGCACTGAGCCCCAAATTGAAGCATATCGGCGATATCCATCAAAGCAATGCGGCACACCCTGGCGCTGGGCTGATCGGCGAGCGGATTGGTGTCCTGGAGATGCTGTTCGAGCGCCTGTTGAAGCGCAGGCAACGCTTTCTCATACAACCCGGCCAGAAGCTCGCCTGTCGTGGGGGCCCCCAGAATTTCATCCCAAAAAATTTCGAGGTTTGCATCCGGGACAGCCTCGAGCCCGAGCGGGGGTTCGCGCATTTCACCGACCCGCTGGCGCAAGGCGGTGACGTGCTCGGCGCACAAATGCCCATGATAACTGAAACCCATCTTGAGCTCATAGAGCGGCTCGGCCGTGATGCGCGCGATGAAGATTCCGTGCAGCCGCTTGAAAGCGTAATGGTACCGTTTCAGCCGGCGGACGCATTCCTCGACGGCAAGGCCCGGTTTCATGGCTTTTTGCAGAGTGGCAATCCCGGCGAGGGTCGGCAGAGAACGATGCGGCTGGTGGGCGCTCATAACTTACTTTTGGGGCAACTTACCATTTTTTGCCATGGCCGCAGCAGAAAAGTTCGCGCCCGTTCACCACGGCAATGTTTGCTTTCCAAACCTGCGCAGGTTATAAATGGGTGGTCGCTGCAACCGCCGACCCGAATTGCTCCTATGCCCGAACTGAACCAACTCCAAGAGGCTATCATCAATGGGGACGCCCTGCTGGCTCGAGGCGCCGCCGAACAAGCCCTGGCCCAGGGAATCGACCCGCTCAAGCTTGTGAACGAACAGATGGTGCCCGCCATGGACGAGGTGGGACGCCGGTTCGAGTGCAGCGAATATTTTGTGCCGGAGCTGCTCATCTCGGCGCGGGCGATGAAAGCCGCCCTGGAACTGATCCGCCCGCTGCTGGCCGCCCGAGGCGAGCAACCGGTGGGGCGCGTCGCCATTGGAACTGTCCGAGGTGACTTGCACGACATCGGCAAGAACCTCGTGGCCTCGCTGCTGGAAGGAGGCGGGTTCGAGGTGATTGATCTCGGCGTCAATGTGCCGCCCGAGAAATTCATCGAGACGATCAAGGAGAAGCACGCCAATATCATCGCCATGTCCGCCTTGCTGACGACTACCATGCCGGCGATGAAAACAACCATCGAAGCCCTCGAACGCGCCGGGGTGCGCCAGCAGGTGAAGGTCTTTGTGGGAGGCGCGCCGCTGACGGAGAAATTTGCTCACGAAATCGGCGCCGATGGCTACTCTGAAAATGCCGTGGGCGCGGTGGCATTGGCCAAAAGGGCCGTCGCGGCGCCTCAGGCCTAGGCAGGTTTTACCGCTTGATGCATTCGCTTTTTCAAAAGCTCCTCGCTTCCGGCCCGGTCCTGACCGATGGCGCCTGGGGCACCGAGTTGCAGTGTCGGGGCCTGGGTTTGGGTGAGTTTCCCGACACCTGGAACGTGACGCATCCGGAGCAGGTGGGGGAAGTGGCTCGCGCTTATGTTGCGGCCGGAAGCCAGGTTATCCTCACCAACACCTTTGGCGCAAACCGGCTTAGGCTCGCCGAACAGAACGCCCCTTTTGATGTGCAACAGATCAATCGGCGCGGGGTGGAGATTTCGCGCATGGCAGCCAGCGAGCGCGCCTTGGTTTTTGCCTCGATTGGCCCCAGCGGCAAACTGCTCGTCACTGGTGATATCGACCCTGGCGAATTGCAAAGCGCCTTTGCCGAACAAGCACAAGCCCTTGCCGAAGCGGGCGCTGACGCATTGCTGGTCGAGAGCTTGTCCGACCTCGAAGAGGCGTCCGTCGCCGTGCGCGCGGCCAAAGAGAC
The sequence above is a segment of the Verrucomicrobiia bacterium genome. Coding sequences within it:
- a CDS encoding homocysteine S-methyltransferase family protein; translation: MHSLFQKLLASGPVLTDGAWGTELQCRGLGLGEFPDTWNVTHPEQVGEVARAYVAAGSQVILTNTFGANRLRLAEQNAPFDVQQINRRGVEISRMAASERALVFASIGPSGKLLVTGDIDPGELQSAFAEQAQALAEAGADALLVESLSDLEEASVAVRAAKETGLPVVASMVFNSGKDKTRTIMGQTPEQAARALGGAGADALGANCGQGISGFIPVCRQLRAASPLPIWIKPNAGLPRLSDGRAHYDTSPAEFAAFVPALLEAGANFIGGCCGTRPDFIAAMKDVLAKTRRAEGRLASPTYSHL
- a CDS encoding arabinan endo-1,5-alpha-L-arabinosidase; this encodes MKFSRNIHLLRTFIAALALSSTANAQTGAAEQPPAESMAALPLEESASRGIVTRDPSDIVKCKGEYWVFYTGRGVPSYHSKDLVKWERGPAVFKTAPEWIANTVPENRHMSYWAPDIMKVGDRYLLYYAVSSMGKMTSAIGLATNATLDPNDPAYQWTDEGVVVRTREGDNYNAIDPTVFRDTDSSLWLTFGSYWSGIKLIQLDPKTGKRIAPDSEIYSLAYNESIEASYLCKHDGYYYLFVNWGSCCQGPRSTYNIRIGRSTKVTGPYLDKAGVDMLHGGGSVFLATTNGPLIGPGHAGTLLAEGRTWFTSDFEGDLRMNGKATLAIMPLRWNLDGWPEATVIDVKPPNLAEPASR
- a CDS encoding corrinoid protein, whose amino-acid sequence is MPELNQLQEAIINGDALLARGAAEQALAQGIDPLKLVNEQMVPAMDEVGRRFECSEYFVPELLISARAMKAALELIRPLLAARGEQPVGRVAIGTVRGDLHDIGKNLVASLLEGGGFEVIDLGVNVPPEKFIETIKEKHANIIAMSALLTTTMPAMKTTIEALERAGVRQQVKVFVGGAPLTEKFAHEIGADGYSENAVGAVALAKRAVAAPQA
- a CDS encoding class I SAM-dependent methyltransferase; translation: MLPHPVIRTRFEAAEQKPDFVNQLFDRGAQYYDGIVSWGFLRSGSSYRRWALGRQGLRPGQRLLDVGCGTGLVAVEAARLLGTAQSITCLDPSSGMLSVAKRKLNARFLQGRAEEIPLPDGSFDFLTMGYALRHVTSLDQAFQEYHRVLASGGKVLLLEITKPSNRLGAALLKTYFNSLYPWLTRIFTGSQAAQDLVKYYWETIEACVRPELILETLRRAGFREVKRDSRFGILSEYSAVK